Sequence from the Paramagnetospirillum magnetotacticum MS-1 genome:
AGGCCCTGGGTGAAGAGGCGGTGCTGGCCGCTTTCCCTGGCGCCTCCATCGTGCGTCCCTCGGTGGTGTTCGGTCCCGATGACGATTTCTTCAACCGCTTCGGCAAGCTGGCCATGATATCGCCGGTGCTGCCGGTGTTCACTGCGGACGGCTTCAAGCCGGTGTGCGATGAATCAGGCTGCTCCATCGATCTGTTCGGTTCGGGCGGTCCCATCTTCCAGCCGGTCAGCGTGGCCGACGTGGCCCAGGCCGTGGTCCAGATGCTCGAAGATGGCCGCCATGCGGGCAAGACCTTCGAACTGGGCGGGCCGCGCCGTTATTCCATGAAGGAGATCATGGAACTGGTCATGGCGTCCACGGGCCGCAGCCGTATCCTGGTTCCGCTGCCCTTCGGCCTGGGTATGATCCAGGCCACCTTCCTTCAGATGCTGCCCAAGCCCATGCTGACCAAGGATCAGGTGCGGATGATGAAGGTGGACAACGTGGCGCGCGGCGGCAAGCCGGGGCTCAGCGACCTGGGGATCACGCCGACCTCGGCCGAGGCCATCCTGCCGCTTTACATGAAGCGCTACGGCAAGCAATTGCCCCCCGGCCGGGAAAACGCGGCCTGACATTGTTTCGTGCCGTCGACATGGAAAGGGCCGCCCCATCGGGCGGCCCTTTTGCCGTCAGGCCCGCAAGGCCTTGCGGGTGACGTTGTTGCGCGTCTCCGAGGGCAACTGCTCCAAAAGCCGCAACAGGGCCCCCACCCCAATGGGAACCCGCGACCGTCCGTCAGCCCAACGCCAGACCGTGGTGGGAGCGGGTTGCTGCTCGCCGAGATCGTCGAGCAACCGGGCCAGCGCGGCCTGGGACAGCCCCAGCCTCCGCAGAGCTTCCGTGAACTCGTCGTCCGTCATATACTGATATCTCCCCAAACCAAAAAGCGTACTGCCCGCGCCTCGCATGGCAAGGCACAAATCCCCGAAACCCTCACAGAATTGGGGCGGAATAGGCGGATGTCAACGGAACGAAAGGGGAATAAGTGTTAGTGCTTATCGCGGGATTACGCAGGCCGCCCCAATTGGTTGCCTGGACTTCCGCCATAATATGGAAAAGGAAGTCAGGTTTTCTTTGCGGCCAGCGGATGGTGGGCGCGCACCAGACGGCTGGCCTCGTCATCGATGAGATGGGTGTAGATCTCGGTGGTGGCGATATCGGCGTGGCCCAACATCTCCTGCACGCTTCTGAGATCGGCGCCACCCGCCAGCAGATGGCTGGCGAAGGAGTGGCGCAGCACATGGGGCGAGACCTTGAACGGGTCGAGACCGGCCAGGACGGCGGCACGGGCCAGCATCTTGGCGAAGCCCGACCGGGTGAGATGGCCCAGACGCCCCGAGGACGGGAACAGCCAGCGCGACGGCCGGGACTTCGGCACCATGGTCTC
This genomic interval carries:
- a CDS encoding complex I NDUFA9 subunit family protein yields the protein MARRVVTVFGGSGFIGRNVVKRLAAQGWVVRAAVRDPIAAEFLKTMGDVGQVTPLRADITNPKSVAMAVAGVDAVVNVVGILYESGRATFDAIHVKGAANVAAAAKAAGVGRLVHLSALGADKNSEAAYARSKALGEEAVLAAFPGASIVRPSVVFGPDDDFFNRFGKLAMISPVLPVFTADGFKPVCDESGCSIDLFGSGGPIFQPVSVADVAQAVVQMLEDGRHAGKTFELGGPRRYSMKEIMELVMASTGRSRILVPLPFGLGMIQATFLQMLPKPMLTKDQVRMMKVDNVARGGKPGLSDLGITPTSAEAILPLYMKRYGKQLPPGRENAA
- a CDS encoding helix-turn-helix domain-containing protein — encoded protein: MTDDEFTEALRRLGLSQAALARLLDDLGEQQPAPTTVWRWADGRSRVPIGVGALLRLLEQLPSETRNNVTRKALRA